In a genomic window of Bradyrhizobium ontarionense:
- a CDS encoding redoxin domain-containing protein, whose amino-acid sequence MRSDMTPGATFPDYELSDHTGKHRKLSELQGQDPMVVVLGRGGFCPKDRRQAEGLLELHREMEVGYCRLVTITTDNITQTYEYRSGVGAHWPFLSDTRRIVQKDLDIAEYTDPVHNPMIPHVVVLEPGLVIHKIYNGYWFFGRPTVEELRQDLRAVSRKCRPDWDITTPELRAAWQQGRKELFYPYGRASALPPGEQD is encoded by the coding sequence ATGCGATCCGACATGACGCCAGGGGCTACCTTCCCGGACTACGAGCTTAGCGACCACACAGGGAAGCATCGAAAGCTCTCCGAGTTGCAGGGGCAGGATCCGATGGTGGTCGTGCTCGGTCGCGGCGGCTTCTGTCCAAAAGATCGGCGTCAGGCCGAAGGATTGCTTGAGCTCCACCGTGAGATGGAGGTGGGCTATTGCAGGCTGGTCACGATCACGACCGATAACATTACCCAGACCTACGAATATCGCAGCGGCGTCGGAGCGCACTGGCCCTTTCTGTCCGACACGCGGCGCATCGTGCAAAAGGACCTCGATATCGCCGAGTACACCGATCCCGTCCATAATCCGATGATTCCGCACGTCGTGGTGCTGGAGCCAGGCCTTGTCATTCACAAGATCTACAATGGCTACTGGTTCTTCGGACGTCCCACCGTCGAAGAACTTCGGCAGGACCTGCGAGCCGTCAGCAGGAAATGCAGACCGGACTGGGACATCACGACGCCGGAACTGAGAGCCGCATGGCAGCAGGGTAGAAAAGAACTGTTCTATCCGTACGGCAGAGCCTCCGCCCTGCCCCCGGGCGAACAAGACTAA